One Rosa chinensis cultivar Old Blush chromosome 3, RchiOBHm-V2, whole genome shotgun sequence DNA window includes the following coding sequences:
- the LOC112193076 gene encoding kinesin-like protein KIN-1 isoform X2 produces the protein MSSITACVRFRPLSSGERRDHGDSVCIHCVDSQIFVLKDEKEEEFTFSFDKVFYENSEQAQVYEFLALPIVKDAVDAINGTIITYGQTGAGKTYSMEGPSIMVCDEQKRGLVPRIVDGLFDCIKSSEGTVKHSIKLSMVEIYMEKVRDLFDLSKDNIQIKESKAQGIVLNGVTEISVSDPAEALQTLSSGIANRTVGETQMNMSSSRSHCIYLFTVQQELKKDNRLKTGKLILVDLAGSEKAEKTGAEGKVLEEAKTINKSLSALGNVINALTCGSPGKAYHIPYRDSKLTRLLQDALGGNSRTALLCCCSPSPSNASESLSTLRFGMRAKHIKMSLHAKSSEDKYAKKDGSPSSSKNQACERILDQLRERFDVEDVVLLEELFRLSGILYDPGSPEDLDSAFEDVTSQTIIQLQHMVEELVSTVEELKNENMTLKDRLAAGERSDTQRKEAGGHISSLLHRVSGTLGSFLPWF, from the exons ATGTCGAGCATAACAGCTTGCGTTCGGTTCAGGCCTTTGAGCTCcggagagagaagagatcaCGGCGATTCGGTCTGCATTCACTGTGTAGATTCGCAGATTTTCGTCCTCAAG gatgagaaggaagaagaatttACGTTTAGCTTTGATAAGGTGTTCTACGAAAACTCGGAGCAAGCTCAGGTCTACGAATTTCTAGCTCTGCCGATTGTGAAAG ATGCTGTTGATGCTATCAACGGCACGATCATCACTTATGGACAG ACTGGAGCTGGGAAGACGTATAGTATGGAG GGGCCTAGCATAATGGTATGCGATGAGCAAAAGAGAGGATTAGTTCCGAGAATAGTTGATGGACTGTTTGATTGCATTAAGTCTTCTGAAGGAACAGTGAAGCACTCGATCAAATTGTCAATG GTGGAGATCTACATGGAAAAAGTAAG GGACCTCTTTGATTTGTCCAAAGACAACATACAGATCAAGGAGAGTAAAGCTCAGGGCATAGTGTTAAATGGAGTGACAGAG ATCTCTGTATCGGATCCTGCAGAAGCATTACAGACCCTATCT AGTGGGATAGCTAACAGAACTGTTGGAGAGACCC AGATGAACATGTCCAGCAGCAGAAGTCATTGTATTTACCTATTCACAGTTCAGCAAGAATTAAAAAAAGATAACAG GTTGAAAACTGGCAAATTGATTCTTGTTGACTTGGCTGGTTCTGAGAAAGCAGAGAAAACTGGAGCCGAGGGAAAAGTTCTTGAAGAAGCCAAGACCATCAACAAATCCCTCTCAGCTCTTGGAAATGTGATAAATGCTCTCACATGTGGTTCACCAGGCAAAGCATACCATATCCCGTATCGTGATTCCAAACTCACTCGGCTTTTACAAGATGCACTG GGAGGAAACTCCCGTACTGCATTGTTGTGCTGCTGCTCACCAAGCCCTTCAAATGCATCGGAGAGTCTGTCCACTCTTCGCTTTGGAATGAG GGCAAAGCACATAAAGATGTCACTGCATGCGAAGTCCAGTGAGGATAAGTATGCTAAAAAGGATGGATCCCCCTCTTCAAGTAAAAACCAGGCCTGTGAGAGAATTTTGGACCAG TTGAGGGAAAGATTTGATGTTGAAGATGTGGTGTTACTTGAGGAGTTGTTCAGATTGAGTGGAATTCTCTATGATCCTGGTTCACCTGAAGATTTGGATTCAGCATTTGAGGATGTCACTTCACAGACAATTATCCAATTGCAGCACATGGTGGAAGAGCTTGTATCAACTGTAGAGGAG CTCAAGAACGAGAATATGACTCTGAAGGACAGACTGGCAGCTGGTGAAAGATCCGATACACAACGCAAAGAAGCTGGAGGCCATATTTCAAGCCTTCTGCATAGAGTTTCGGGCACTCTCGGTTCCTTTCTACCCTGGTTCTGA
- the LOC112193076 gene encoding kinesin-like protein KIN-1 isoform X1 translates to MSSITACVRFRPLSSGERRDHGDSVCIHCVDSQIFVLKDEKEEEFTFSFDKVFYENSEQAQVYEFLALPIVKDAVDAINGTIITYGQTGAGKTYSMEGPSIMVCDEQKRGLVPRIVDGLFDCIKSSEGTVKHSIKLSMVEIYMEKVRDLFDLSKDNIQIKESKAQGIVLNGVTEISVSDPAEALQTLSSGIANRTVGETQMNMSSSRSHCIYLFTVQQELKKDNRLKTGKLILVDLAGSEKAEKTGAEGKVLEEAKTINKSLSALGNVINALTCGSPGKAYHIPYRDSKLTRLLQDALGGNSRTALLCCCSPSPSNASESLSTLRFGMRAKHIKMSLHAKSSEDKYAKKDGSPSSSKNQACERILDQLRERFDVEDVVLLEELFRLSGILYDPGSPEDLDSAFEDVTSQTIIQLQHMVEELVSTVEELQLKNENMTLKDRLAAGERSDTQRKEAGGHISSLLHRVSGTLGSFLPWF, encoded by the exons ATGTCGAGCATAACAGCTTGCGTTCGGTTCAGGCCTTTGAGCTCcggagagagaagagatcaCGGCGATTCGGTCTGCATTCACTGTGTAGATTCGCAGATTTTCGTCCTCAAG gatgagaaggaagaagaatttACGTTTAGCTTTGATAAGGTGTTCTACGAAAACTCGGAGCAAGCTCAGGTCTACGAATTTCTAGCTCTGCCGATTGTGAAAG ATGCTGTTGATGCTATCAACGGCACGATCATCACTTATGGACAG ACTGGAGCTGGGAAGACGTATAGTATGGAG GGGCCTAGCATAATGGTATGCGATGAGCAAAAGAGAGGATTAGTTCCGAGAATAGTTGATGGACTGTTTGATTGCATTAAGTCTTCTGAAGGAACAGTGAAGCACTCGATCAAATTGTCAATG GTGGAGATCTACATGGAAAAAGTAAG GGACCTCTTTGATTTGTCCAAAGACAACATACAGATCAAGGAGAGTAAAGCTCAGGGCATAGTGTTAAATGGAGTGACAGAG ATCTCTGTATCGGATCCTGCAGAAGCATTACAGACCCTATCT AGTGGGATAGCTAACAGAACTGTTGGAGAGACCC AGATGAACATGTCCAGCAGCAGAAGTCATTGTATTTACCTATTCACAGTTCAGCAAGAATTAAAAAAAGATAACAG GTTGAAAACTGGCAAATTGATTCTTGTTGACTTGGCTGGTTCTGAGAAAGCAGAGAAAACTGGAGCCGAGGGAAAAGTTCTTGAAGAAGCCAAGACCATCAACAAATCCCTCTCAGCTCTTGGAAATGTGATAAATGCTCTCACATGTGGTTCACCAGGCAAAGCATACCATATCCCGTATCGTGATTCCAAACTCACTCGGCTTTTACAAGATGCACTG GGAGGAAACTCCCGTACTGCATTGTTGTGCTGCTGCTCACCAAGCCCTTCAAATGCATCGGAGAGTCTGTCCACTCTTCGCTTTGGAATGAG GGCAAAGCACATAAAGATGTCACTGCATGCGAAGTCCAGTGAGGATAAGTATGCTAAAAAGGATGGATCCCCCTCTTCAAGTAAAAACCAGGCCTGTGAGAGAATTTTGGACCAG TTGAGGGAAAGATTTGATGTTGAAGATGTGGTGTTACTTGAGGAGTTGTTCAGATTGAGTGGAATTCTCTATGATCCTGGTTCACCTGAAGATTTGGATTCAGCATTTGAGGATGTCACTTCACAGACAATTATCCAATTGCAGCACATGGTGGAAGAGCTTGTATCAACTGTAGAGGAG TTACAGCTCAAGAACGAGAATATGACTCTGAAGGACAGACTGGCAGCTGGTGAAAGATCCGATACACAACGCAAAGAAGCTGGAGGCCATATTTCAAGCCTTCTGCATAGAGTTTCGGGCACTCTCGGTTCCTTTCTACCCTGGTTCTGA